The Amycolatopsis jiangsuensis nucleotide sequence TCAGCGACCTGCTCCGAGACGCCGTCGTGGTCATCAGAGGCCGGCAGGTCACCGGTCCCGCGATCGGTGACCTCATCGCCGAAGGCACGCAGCCGACCCGGCACCTGGTCACCAACACCCGGATCGTTCCCGTCGACGACGGAACCGACGTCGAGGCCGAGAGCTACTTCACGCTGCTCAGCACAGGTGGCCCCCCGCAGATGGCCGCATTCGGGCGCTACCGAGACCGGCTGGTCCGGCGCGGAGGCCGCTGGAGCTT carries:
- a CDS encoding nuclear transport factor 2 family protein, producing MLNRARAVDEGNRSVFSDLLRDAVVVIRGRQVTGPAIGDLIAEGTQPTRHLVTNTRIVPVDDGTDVEAESYFTLLSTGGPPQMAAFGRYRDRLVRRGGRWSFVRHEVVVDQNT